The Raphanus sativus cultivar WK10039 chromosome 6, ASM80110v3, whole genome shotgun sequence sequence GAAGGCAAACCCTCGGACACTAACGTTGCAGAGAGCAGTAACAGACCACCCAGTTGAGAGCTTCATTGCTTCCTTTTCttatttgatcattttcttattttaagtaGCTTAAGCTCTTCTTAGGCGAGATTTCTTCAATGTTAACAGATCACAGAGGAGTTAGTTGATccttttcttattatatatcatGGATCCTCTTTCTTTCTTATAAATGACATGACTTTATTGAGAGGGTACTCTCATATGTACAGTTATCTTTTTCAGATAATTATCATCATATTGACATCTTTTGTTAGAGAATGAAGATGATTTTTAACTAttgtatttagaaaataatatattcatatgattatcaagtatgaaaataatatattcatataacaGTGGGATGAATACTGATCAGTATTGATGATAAGAACGATGTTGATAATTAGAAGTTAAGAACAAAGGAAAGACTAAAATATTGGGCTATATTTAGTCAGATGAGCAAAACTTTCACTAAAGAgtttttaacatatattcagCAGTTAAGTAAAAAGCACATGTACTGAACAGAGTAACGAACCAAGCTAAAACCTTAAACCTATTCAACAGTCTAAATAAGAACTTGCTAGAGCATTGTAACATAAACATCCATTTCAAGAAAAACGGTGAACACTAATAGTAATGTGAAACCAAAACAACTGAAGGAGACGAATCTAAGAGGTAAAAGACTTACACTTGAACATAAATAAACTAAAGTCAGATGATCAAGTATCCAAGTTCAACGGCAGTAATCATCATAAATCCATCAACTTACTTTAACAAAACCATCAAAAATCCAGCAATGAGACCTTACAATAGCCATCATCTGGTCAGGTTCTGGCCGTCCATTTATTCAGTTCTGGTCAGGTTGTTCAGAACAAATGCAACAACACTAACTGCTGCGCTTTATGATCTTTTCTTAAAGAAAGTGAACTGTGACAGTTGTTGCGGTTACAGCATACGTTACACTCCTCACATCACCACCATTGCCATATTCTTCCATCTATTTGGTTCCCTATTGGGCCACCCAGTTCTTTCATTGCATCTCTTGCCACAGTGATTGCTGGTTCTGTTGCTTTCTATTACTGGCCTCAAGGGGAAGCATTGCCAGAGATACTGCATAGGTATGTTGGGCTTTGGGGTACATAGTGGCTACACTTTTCTTTGCGGTGGTTGAGATGTCATAGACTCAATCATTCTCTCCTTCCTTCTGTCAGGACTCAGAGCAGAATCAAGGGAATGTTCAGCATGCACCACCTCTCCTGCTTGAAACTTTAGATAGCAATGATGAAGAAGTTCATTAATAGACTCACATACTGATAGATTCATACTGTATAAGTTCaaagttttgtttcttctttgattttgCCGGTTTATATTGTAATGTCAGATGACTTGAAAACCAAAAAGATTATATTTCTGCCAAAATGCTTCTTTGCTTTTGTTACATACGAATACTGTTTGAAACAAGCATAGTCAAATTTTGGTAGTGGAACTAAGCAAAAGGATTATAGAACCAATggtgtgtttttatttcttggCAAAACTCAATTTCTCAGGGTCAATCTCATCAATACGAATCATCATCACGAGGCCATCATCTTCTTTAGACCAAGCAATGGATTCTCCATCCAGCAGCTTTGCAATTGCAGTATGCTAAGAAAACAAAGCGAACCAAATCAACTCAAAGTTTGTTTTAGAGATGGAGATACATGAGAGAGCAAAGATAGTTAGGTACCCTTCGTTTGCATTTGGAATCTTCCTTGTTGTCACCTAGTTTGACTCTGAGGACTTTGATAGCTGAATCATAattcacaaagaaaacacaaagagATAAGATTcgtttaacaaaaacaaaaggtttAGAGAGAGGTTTGAAAACGCACATGGAATGCCAGTGAAGTTCTTAAGTTGGAGTTTGAGAAGACGGAGAGCTTCCCTTGGTTCGAGCTCATTCACATTCACTATGACTACCTCGTCTTCCTTATAAGTGGAACCATTGTCTTCTTCCCTATATTatcgttttttgattttttctcaaCACCTTTTACAGTAGAAgactgaaaagaaaaaggttaaCCCACTTGACTTGAAGCATCTTTGCTATGGATTTGTCATCTGCCTCTCGAGCTTTTTGTCCGAAGAAGTGTCCCTACGCATTGTGGAAGATATCAAATAACACAAGAAAACGGCATAGAGATACATTCAACCACAATGCAGTACCTTTTCCACAAGTCTCTGTGCTCGCTCGGTTTCTCCTTTGGAAAATGCCTCTACAGCCTGCCAAACAGAAAGAGGTTTTAGTTATGAAACAATCACATTCACATGAATCCTTATAATCTCCAATGACTTACAGCTCCGTAATATTCTTTCATCTCATTCAAATTCTCGTGCACTGCTTTGCGATGTGCCTTGTATTCattttcatcatcttcatctaaTCAAAGTCAAGAGACAGACATAGTTTTTAGCAAACTCTTGAGATTTAAACTCAAACAAACGTACATGTAAAGGACTCTGACACGGTAACCTTGTTTAGATGTATGTGACGATTGTTTCACGGTGACAACTCTCTCTTGAAAAGGGTCTTCCAGAGGTTTAATAACAGGACGACCAGCAGCTCTTCCTCTCCTTTCTACAAATCGCCGAGTTAGCTTTGGCGCTTCCTCATATCTTTCTGGACATGAGAATAAAGCTTCTAAAACCTCCTTTTCAAGACCAGAATTGTCCTTGCGTCCTTCCTCTGAACCTGTCAAAGTTCTTGATCCATCACTGCATCATCACAGAGAGAAAGATATCAAAAAGGATAGCCAAGGGGAAGGGTTTTGCACAAAAGGAAAAAGCATGTACCTCTGAGAAAATTCCACTTGGTTGCAGGATGTAGATCCATTTGGTCTTTGAGGATCAACTTTTGACATCTTTAAGAAGAAATCAAGTAACCAATCAGAGTCAGATTTAGTaagaaaaaaattctataaCAACCACCACAAAACTGAATGTCGTCATATAGCAAAAGCTCACAAGTTCATTTGAAATTCCAAGATCAGCATGCTTCTTGGTATCAGACAAGTCAAGTAGTTTCTCGGTACTCTGCAATATAATTAAAGAATATAAAAGAAGAAGGTTAAACACACAAAGATCCAACCGCAGGATCTAAAAAAATACTCACAGGAGCCATATGCTAAGAGCTATAGAGATACCAAACAAAGTGAACACAACTAGAGGAGACAGTAGGACTAAAAAGTCAATTTTATCTCAAACTTTAGTCAGCAAATAGTATTAAGACACTAAAAAGGATTTGTCAAAGTAgctcaaataaaataaaataaaaaaagtgaTGCAGCTATAAAGGCCACATGTCATAATTAAGAGCCAAAGGGAATTGGCTTTACCTTCTTCACATCATAGCCGCATATGCCTGATAGTTTGGTggaaaagaagataaaaattttAGCAGCTAAGATCATAAAGTTTcattaaagaagaaaaagatgtgaaaagtaaggaaagaaagaagagaagtgGTTACCAAGAATGTGGTGAATGAGCTCTGGGCTAGCTTGAAAtccttcaccaagcatcttaaCAATAAACTCCTCAACCTCAGTTGGAGCCCTGCTTTTGATGATGTTCCCCTCGTTTCTTTTTGGCCTTTCATCACACCATATCTCAGTTTCTGGTATATCCTTTGAGTCTATCTTCACCGGTTTAGTCGCTTCTCGGCGAGGACTAGATACAGG is a genomic window containing:
- the LOC108812296 gene encoding putative nuclear RNA export factor SDE5 isoform X2 codes for the protein MAPSTEKLLDLSDTKKHADLGISNELMSKVDPQRPNGSTSCNQVEFSQSDGSRTLTGSEEGRKDNSGLEKEVLEALFSCPERYEEAPKLTRRFVERRGRAAGRPVIKPLEDPFQERVVTVKQSSHTSKQDEDDENEYKAHRKAVHENLNEMKEYYGAAVEAFSKGETERAQRLVEKGHFFGQKAREADDKSIAKMLQVKEEDNGSTYKEDEVVIVNVNELEPREALRLLKLQLKNFTGIPSIKVLRVKLGDNKEDSKCKRRHTAIAKLLDGESIAWSKEDDGLVMMIRIDEIDPEKLSFAKK
- the LOC108812296 gene encoding putative nuclear RNA export factor SDE5 isoform X1, coding for MSMMIASSSQSDQDSVSFQVLLDAFGSRFSLDDITAAFHEASHNVDVAGDILFAMTEEKTPQSDQVGAISEPANVCVQQQEEGKAKVLKPKRSSVSVGSVSSVIGKEYARTRPVSSPRREATKPVKIDSKDIPETEIWCDERPKRNEGNIIKSRAPTEVEEFIVKMLGEGFQASPELIHHILGICGYDVKKSTEKLLDLSDTKKHADLGISNELMSKVDPQRPNGSTSCNQVEFSQSDGSRTLTGSEEGRKDNSGLEKEVLEALFSCPERYEEAPKLTRRFVERRGRAAGRPVIKPLEDPFQERVVTVKQSSHTSKQDEDDENEYKAHRKAVHENLNEMKEYYGAAVEAFSKGETERAQRLVEKGHFFGQKAREADDKSIAKMLQVKEEDNGSTYKEDEVVIVNVNELEPREALRLLKLQLKNFTGIPSIKVLRVKLGDNKEDSKCKRRHTAIAKLLDGESIAWSKEDDGLVMMIRIDEIDPEKLSFAKK